One region of Micromonospora ureilytica genomic DNA includes:
- the rlmB gene encoding 23S rRNA (guanosine(2251)-2'-O)-methyltransferase RlmB: MAGNSQRRGRRLTSKASAPKGTGGKNKDSLAGRGRTLPADERPWHKGYSGTEKLPQRTAWKQDKERRAAAEEGRAPKIGQPGSKDTTWGRGGGRGVPVGRGAATGGRGGKPTGRSGPRVTPGRKSNPSKDTPELLVGRNPVLEALRANVPATALYTAQGIDMDDRINEIIRTAADRGIANLEISRAELDRMTGGVLHQGVGLQVPPFAYQPFEDMVAAALEQQAPLLVALDGVTDPRNLGAVIRSAAAFGAQGVFVPERRAAGITATAWRTSAGAAARVPVAQVTNLTRSLKACRDAGFMVVGLDADGDTDLYNLEAAVGPLVVVVGSEGRGLSRLVGETCDLTVSIPMISEVESLNASVAAAVALAEVARRRSVEL; this comes from the coding sequence ATGGCCGGCAACTCGCAGCGCCGTGGCCGGCGACTGACGTCGAAGGCAAGCGCCCCCAAGGGCACCGGCGGCAAGAACAAGGACTCGTTGGCCGGGCGGGGCCGCACCCTGCCCGCGGACGAGCGGCCGTGGCACAAGGGTTACTCGGGCACCGAGAAGCTGCCCCAGCGCACCGCCTGGAAGCAGGACAAGGAGCGCCGCGCGGCGGCCGAGGAGGGGCGCGCCCCCAAGATCGGTCAGCCGGGCAGCAAGGACACCACCTGGGGTCGGGGCGGCGGTCGGGGCGTACCGGTCGGTCGGGGTGCTGCCACTGGCGGACGGGGCGGCAAGCCCACCGGGCGGTCCGGTCCGCGGGTCACGCCGGGGCGCAAGTCCAACCCCTCGAAGGACACTCCGGAGCTGCTGGTCGGGCGTAACCCGGTGCTGGAGGCGTTGCGCGCCAACGTGCCGGCGACGGCGCTCTACACCGCCCAGGGCATCGACATGGACGACCGGATCAACGAGATCATCCGGACCGCCGCCGACCGGGGCATCGCCAACCTGGAGATCAGCCGCGCCGAGTTGGACCGGATGACCGGCGGGGTGCTGCACCAGGGTGTCGGCTTGCAGGTGCCGCCCTTCGCGTACCAGCCGTTCGAGGACATGGTCGCCGCTGCCCTGGAGCAGCAGGCTCCGCTGCTGGTCGCACTGGACGGTGTCACCGACCCGCGCAACCTGGGTGCCGTCATCCGGTCGGCTGCCGCGTTCGGCGCGCAGGGTGTCTTCGTACCCGAGCGTCGTGCCGCCGGGATCACCGCGACCGCCTGGCGGACCAGTGCCGGCGCGGCCGCGCGGGTGCCCGTGGCGCAGGTGACCAACCTGACCCGGTCGCTGAAGGCGTGCCGGGACGCCGGCTTCATGGTCGTCGGCCTGGATGCCGACGGCGACACCGACCTCTACAACCTGGAGGCCGCGGTCGGTCCGCTGGTGGTGGTGGTCGGTTCCGAGGGGCGTGGTCTTTCCCGCCTGGTCGGGGAGACCTGCGACCTGACCGTCAGCATTCCGATGATCTCCGAGGTCGAGTCGCTCAACGCCAGCGTGGCCGCGGCGGTCGCCCTGGCCGAGGTCGCCCGTCGGCGCTCCGTCGAGCTGTAG
- a CDS encoding ABC transporter ATP-binding protein: MATVTYSKASRVYPGQERPAVNELNLEIGDGEFLVLVGPSGCGKSTSLRMLAGLEDVDAGSIYIDQRDVTHLPPKARDIAMVFQNYALYPHMTVYENMAFALKLRKTSKSEIDRRVKEAAALLQLEEYLGRKPKALSGGQRQRVAMGRAIVREPQVFLMDEPLSNLDAKLRVQTRTQIASLQAKLGVTTVYVTHDQVEAMTMGHRVAVLLDGVLQQVDTPRALYDTPANVFVAGFMGSPAMNIKTVPLNERGAEFAELHIPLTREQVEAARAEGGDGKVTVGFRPEDCELVSPTEGGMPVVVELVEDLGSDANVYGHAALGGNSERFVVRTDRRNMPNMGDTVFVKPVAGRSHVFHASTGGRI, translated from the coding sequence ATGGCTACGGTCACCTATTCCAAGGCGTCCCGGGTCTACCCCGGCCAAGAGCGTCCCGCCGTCAACGAGCTCAACCTCGAGATCGGCGACGGCGAGTTCCTCGTCCTGGTCGGCCCCTCCGGTTGCGGTAAGTCCACCAGCCTGCGGATGCTCGCCGGCCTGGAGGACGTGGACGCCGGTTCGATCTACATCGACCAGCGTGACGTCACCCACCTTCCCCCGAAGGCCCGCGACATCGCGATGGTCTTCCAGAACTACGCGCTCTACCCGCACATGACGGTGTACGAGAACATGGCGTTCGCCCTCAAGCTGCGCAAGACCTCCAAGTCGGAGATCGACCGGCGGGTCAAGGAGGCAGCCGCGCTGCTCCAGCTGGAGGAGTACCTCGGCCGTAAGCCGAAGGCGCTCTCCGGTGGTCAGCGTCAGCGTGTCGCGATGGGCCGGGCGATCGTCCGCGAGCCGCAGGTCTTCCTCATGGACGAGCCGCTGTCGAACCTCGACGCCAAGCTCCGTGTGCAGACCCGTACCCAGATCGCGTCCCTGCAGGCCAAGCTGGGCGTCACCACGGTCTACGTCACGCACGACCAGGTCGAGGCCATGACCATGGGTCACCGGGTCGCGGTGCTGCTCGACGGTGTCCTTCAGCAGGTGGACACCCCGCGGGCGCTCTACGACACCCCGGCCAACGTGTTCGTCGCCGGTTTCATGGGCTCTCCCGCCATGAACATCAAGACCGTTCCGCTGAACGAGCGGGGCGCCGAGTTCGCCGAGCTGCACATCCCGCTGACCCGGGAGCAGGTCGAGGCGGCCCGCGCCGAGGGTGGCGACGGCAAGGTCACCGTGGGCTTCCGCCCGGAGGACTGCGAGCTGGTCAGCCCGACCGAGGGCGGCATGCCGGTCGTGGTCGAGCTGGTCGAGGACCTCGGCTCGGACGCCAACGTCTACGGCCACGCCGCGCTGGGTGGCAACTCGGAGCGCTTCGTCGTCCGCACCGACCGGCGCAACATGCCGAACATGGGTGACACCGTGTTCGTCAAGCCGGTCGCCGGTCGCAGCCACGTCTTCCACGCCTCCACCGGTGGCCGGATCTGA
- a CDS encoding tyrosine-type recombinase/integrase encodes MPKEPKQRQSAARRNPNGEGSIYQRSSDGRWVGQAYVLTTEGTRKRKFVYGATWEEAHTKLVDLKSRSQRGIPVPDRAWKLADYLPYWLAAYVSDLKPTTARGYESAVRLHLVPALGTKRLDGLQVQHVKAFMDEFRRKCLCCTNGLDKIRPAERRCCSVGRCCQHYPSARQIQFVHAVLRNALQHAMREELVSRNVAKLVRIPSPRYKVGKGLSVDQVRKILAAAAGHRLHALYVVAATMGLRRGELVGLRWSDLDLDEGTLRVQQTVQRVAGQLHVQDAKTEDSEAVLPLPEVTWLTLLEHQERQQAERAALAEVWEDHDLVFPSERGTPMEPTNLSRSFARLRETAGLPGVRLHDLRHTVVSLLMELGVPPHVVQAIARHADVKITLKVYAHANLDAMRQALGKLDGKLS; translated from the coding sequence ATGCCCAAAGAGCCCAAGCAACGCCAGTCCGCCGCTCGTCGCAATCCCAACGGCGAAGGCTCGATCTATCAGCGGTCCAGCGACGGTCGCTGGGTCGGGCAGGCATACGTACTTACCACCGAGGGCACCCGTAAGCGCAAGTTCGTCTACGGCGCGACCTGGGAAGAAGCTCACACCAAGCTCGTCGACCTGAAATCCCGCTCGCAGCGGGGCATCCCGGTTCCCGACCGGGCCTGGAAGCTGGCCGACTATCTGCCGTACTGGCTGGCCGCCTACGTCAGCGACCTCAAGCCCACCACCGCCCGGGGTTACGAAAGCGCGGTACGGCTGCACCTCGTTCCGGCACTCGGCACTAAGCGTCTCGACGGGTTGCAGGTCCAGCACGTCAAGGCGTTCATGGACGAGTTCCGCCGTAAGTGCCTCTGCTGCACCAACGGCTTGGACAAGATTCGACCGGCTGAACGCCGCTGCTGCTCTGTCGGTCGCTGCTGTCAGCACTATCCCAGCGCCCGTCAGATCCAGTTCGTGCACGCGGTGCTCCGCAACGCGCTACAGCACGCCATGCGGGAAGAGCTGGTCTCGCGCAACGTCGCCAAGCTGGTTCGTATCCCGTCGCCTCGCTACAAGGTCGGCAAAGGGCTCTCCGTCGATCAGGTACGAAAGATCCTGGCCGCCGCAGCCGGTCACCGGCTCCACGCGCTCTATGTCGTAGCGGCGACCATGGGTCTGCGTCGAGGTGAGTTGGTCGGCCTCCGGTGGTCGGATCTCGACCTGGACGAGGGCACGCTACGGGTGCAGCAGACCGTCCAGCGGGTTGCCGGGCAGCTCCACGTCCAGGACGCCAAGACCGAAGATTCGGAGGCGGTGTTGCCCCTGCCCGAGGTCACCTGGCTCACTCTTCTCGAACACCAGGAACGGCAGCAGGCAGAGCGAGCCGCCCTCGCCGAGGTGTGGGAAGACCACGATCTCGTGTTTCCCTCGGAGCGGGGCACTCCGATGGAGCCCACCAACCTTAGCCGCTCCTTCGCCCGGCTCCGGGAAACCGCCGGTCTACCTGGTGTCCGCCTACACGACCTGCGGCACACCGTCGTATCGCTGCTGATGGAGTTAGGCGTACCGCCGCACGTCGTTCAGGCCATCGCTCGGCACGCCGACGTGAAGATCACGCTCAAGGTCTACGCTCACGCCAACCTCGACGCGATGCGTCAGGCTCTCGGCAAGCTCGACGGGAAGCTCTCGTGA
- a CDS encoding helix-turn-helix domain-containing protein: MDAPTSITPRVLRVEEAARALGIGRSLVYDLIRSGRLRSFKVGSRRLIPAAAIDEVITTLTEEAA; this comes from the coding sequence ATGGACGCCCCCACTTCGATCACTCCTCGCGTGCTGCGCGTGGAGGAAGCCGCCCGAGCGCTCGGCATCGGTCGCTCGCTCGTCTACGACCTGATCCGTTCCGGTCGCCTCCGCTCCTTCAAGGTCGGAAGCCGCCGGCTGATCCCCGCCGCCGCCATCGACGAAGTCATCACCACGCTCACGGAAGAAGCTGCCTGA
- a CDS encoding replication initiator — translation MASTLDLTPRSALARGVGSNAGTITPVYDYTAEGSAFTRATKPDYFGWLEHVRAAAGCTRPIRLAGQLLTVEQGTGRVLDQRHTDALPDAAIYTACGNRRATVCPACAHTYQRDAYQLLRAGLIGGKGVPDTVTQHPAVFATFTAPSFGTVHTRAVKRHTCGNRKRCDCRADPCHARRDTGLCEHGRPAVCWARHEAGDQVLGQPLCLDCYDHSHQVVWNLFSGELWHRTKQAAERWLAKLARRRGIPRVHVVTASGNIRKVPPVRLSHGKVAEFQARGAVHFHALVRLDGVHPDDSTAVIPPPAGFTVADLDDAIRAAVEQVAFTTPSHPDQPAGWSIAWGDPGKGLDIRPISLTGDGEVTDSMVAGYLAKYATKSTEVTGHRSVRLDADSIGDYADPDGDHTARLIDACWHTGRPTGTSVPLSERPRDHRPVPGFVKRWECPDCGTHTRYAACPVCVAHRQATLDTEPTKPATGNPYARLRRWAHMLGFGGHFLTKARRYSVTFQLLRETRVTFRRHEHQDQADEQPGTLRTVDHLDDDTTLIVGTLTFAGVGWHTTGDALLANTAAALARERRTTGREELAHELATTPAGTAPAAA, via the coding sequence ATGGCCTCGACGCTGGACCTCACACCCCGATCCGCCTTGGCCCGGGGTGTGGGCTCGAACGCCGGCACCATCACCCCCGTCTACGACTACACCGCCGAAGGCTCCGCGTTCACCCGCGCCACTAAGCCGGATTACTTCGGCTGGCTGGAGCACGTCCGGGCCGCCGCCGGCTGCACCCGCCCGATCCGACTCGCCGGGCAACTCCTCACCGTCGAGCAGGGCACCGGCCGCGTTCTGGACCAGCGGCACACCGACGCCCTGCCGGATGCGGCGATCTACACCGCGTGCGGCAACCGACGCGCCACCGTCTGCCCCGCCTGCGCCCACACCTACCAACGCGACGCCTACCAACTTCTACGCGCCGGCCTTATCGGCGGCAAAGGCGTCCCCGACACGGTCACCCAGCATCCGGCGGTGTTCGCCACGTTCACCGCCCCGTCCTTCGGGACCGTGCACACCCGGGCGGTCAAGCGGCACACCTGCGGCAACCGCAAACGTTGCGACTGCCGGGCCGACCCGTGCCACGCCCGCCGCGACACTGGACTCTGCGAGCACGGCCGACCGGCCGTCTGCTGGGCACGCCACGAGGCCGGGGACCAGGTGCTCGGGCAGCCGTTGTGCCTGGACTGCTACGACCACAGCCACCAAGTCGTGTGGAACCTCTTCTCCGGCGAACTGTGGCACCGCACCAAGCAAGCCGCGGAACGATGGCTCGCCAAACTCGCCCGCCGCCGGGGAATCCCCCGCGTCCACGTCGTCACCGCCTCCGGCAACATCCGCAAAGTCCCACCGGTCCGGCTGTCACACGGGAAAGTGGCCGAGTTCCAGGCACGCGGGGCAGTGCACTTCCACGCCCTGGTGCGCCTCGACGGCGTCCACCCCGACGACTCGACCGCCGTCATTCCACCACCGGCCGGGTTCACCGTCGCGGACCTGGACGACGCGATCCGGGCCGCCGTCGAACAGGTCGCCTTCACCACCCCGAGTCATCCCGATCAGCCCGCCGGCTGGTCGATCGCGTGGGGTGACCCGGGCAAGGGCCTCGACATCCGACCCATCAGCCTCACCGGAGACGGTGAGGTCACTGACAGCATGGTCGCGGGCTACCTTGCCAAGTACGCCACCAAAAGCACCGAGGTAACCGGGCACCGCTCCGTCAGGCTCGACGCCGACAGCATCGGCGACTACGCCGACCCCGATGGCGACCACACCGCCCGCCTCATCGACGCCTGCTGGCACACCGGCCGACCCACCGGCACATCCGTGCCGCTCTCGGAACGGCCCCGGGACCACCGGCCCGTACCTGGCTTCGTGAAGCGCTGGGAGTGCCCCGACTGCGGCACCCACACCCGCTACGCCGCCTGCCCCGTCTGCGTCGCCCACCGTCAAGCCACCCTTGACACCGAACCGACGAAACCAGCGACCGGCAACCCTTACGCCCGGCTGCGGCGCTGGGCGCACATGCTCGGCTTCGGCGGCCACTTCCTCACCAAAGCCCGCCGCTACTCCGTCACCTTCCAACTCCTGCGCGAGACCCGCGTCACCTTCCGACGCCACGAGCACCAGGACCAGGCCGACGAGCAACCCGGCACCCTCCGGACCGTCGACCACCTCGACGACGACACGACGCTCATCGTCGGCACCCTCACCTTCGCCGGCGTCGGCTGGCACACCACCGGAGACGCACTCCTCGCCAACACCGCCGCCGCCCTCGCCCGCGAACGACGAACCACCGGCCGCGAAGAACTCGCCCACGAACTCGCCACCACCCCGGCCGGCACCGCGCCGGCCGCCGCTTGA
- a CDS encoding RRQRL motif-containing zinc-binding protein, with protein sequence MTDLRSVDLDNLAERTSIRVEFYDPLGTRYGFPTFPYHCAPTGLATLRQLRAAGLRPGGHDPVAQIYWRHRTNRRVAYLYRTDLAKAKRTATPAQREAIAKALLARRTCRHCGQVKPYYIPRRYGCCLDCHGGLS encoded by the coding sequence ATGACCGACCTACGCAGCGTCGACCTCGACAACCTGGCCGAGCGCACCAGCATCCGGGTCGAATTCTACGACCCGCTCGGCACCCGCTACGGGTTCCCCACCTTCCCCTACCACTGCGCCCCCACCGGCCTGGCCACCCTGCGGCAACTCCGCGCCGCCGGCCTCCGCCCCGGAGGACACGACCCGGTCGCCCAGATCTATTGGCGACACCGCACCAACCGCCGGGTCGCCTACCTCTACCGCACCGACCTCGCCAAAGCGAAGCGCACCGCCACCCCCGCCCAGCGGGAGGCCATCGCCAAAGCGCTGCTCGCTCGCCGGACCTGCCGGCACTGCGGCCAGGTGAAGCCCTACTACATCCCCCGCCGCTACGGCTGCTGCCTTGACTGCCACGGAGGTCTGTCATGA
- a CDS encoding DUF6197 family protein yields the protein MKATQNPPTQIQVTPADLLRMAALYLRRHGWHQGTYYAHNTDTLTPPACAAGAIGIACAGHTVEHFSQLDPDALADYLATLGVFVDYLDTTAPIFHIDEDGYLLDEWDSPYSWNDDPARTAEQVITALQAAATEWDSLRTTGGEIR from the coding sequence ATGAAGGCTACCCAAAACCCACCCACACAGATCCAGGTGACACCTGCTGACCTGCTGCGGATGGCTGCCCTCTACCTCCGCCGGCACGGCTGGCACCAGGGCACCTACTACGCCCACAACACCGACACCCTCACCCCGCCGGCCTGCGCCGCCGGGGCCATCGGCATCGCCTGCGCCGGACACACCGTCGAGCACTTCTCCCAGCTCGACCCCGACGCCCTCGCCGACTACCTCGCCACCCTCGGCGTGTTCGTCGACTACCTCGACACCACCGCCCCGATCTTCCACATCGACGAAGACGGCTACCTCCTCGACGAGTGGGACTCCCCCTACTCCTGGAACGACGACCCCGCCCGCACCGCCGAGCAGGTCATCACCGCCCTCCAAGCGGCTGCCACCGAATGGGACTCCCTCCGCACCACCGGAGGTGAGATCCGATGA